A single genomic interval of Lacrimispora sphenoides JCM 1415 harbors:
- a CDS encoding sugar ABC transporter substrate-binding protein, translating into MKRKILSMLLVSAILASVTGCGEQKTVSQPTATEKTASGDITVGVILKTLSSEYWGYVAAGVQAASKDLGVKVDLQGPASETAYDEQNNMIETMLSGGVDAFVISPLQSDSVASVIGDVKIPVITVDTDAEIPGKVSFVGTGNDNAAYQGGLFAAKKAGKGAKAAIIGGVEGNATSDARQAGYIKALEENGVEVVSIQYAQSNPDTAANVMENIITAQNGDIQIVCCHNDDTAAGASNAVKQLGLKDVIIVGFDGNQSGVQNIIDGNITATCAQAAYTMGYQAVETALKAIKGETVDTFVDTGCEVITADNAEEYLTTLKGYLK; encoded by the coding sequence ATGAAAAGAAAGATTTTATCCATGCTGTTAGTATCTGCTATACTGGCTTCCGTAACTGGCTGCGGGGAACAAAAGACTGTTTCACAGCCAACTGCAACAGAAAAAACTGCTTCCGGGGATATCACCGTTGGCGTTATTCTGAAAACACTTTCCAGTGAATACTGGGGATATGTTGCGGCAGGTGTTCAAGCGGCCTCCAAGGATTTAGGGGTTAAGGTTGATCTGCAGGGTCCGGCCTCTGAAACTGCTTATGATGAACAGAACAATATGATCGAAACCATGCTCTCCGGCGGTGTAGATGCATTTGTCATCTCCCCCCTTCAATCAGACTCTGTAGCAAGTGTAATCGGAGATGTTAAAATTCCTGTTATCACCGTTGACACTGATGCGGAAATACCAGGAAAGGTCTCCTTCGTGGGAACCGGTAACGACAACGCAGCTTACCAGGGTGGTTTATTCGCAGCTAAAAAAGCCGGAAAAGGTGCAAAAGCCGCTATTATCGGAGGCGTTGAGGGCAATGCCACCAGCGATGCCCGTCAGGCAGGATATATAAAAGCTCTGGAAGAAAATGGTGTAGAGGTTGTTTCCATACAGTATGCCCAATCCAATCCGGATACGGCTGCAAATGTAATGGAAAATATCATAACCGCTCAGAACGGAGATATTCAGATCGTATGCTGCCACAACGATGATACGGCTGCAGGCGCATCCAATGCCGTAAAACAGCTTGGTTTAAAGGACGTCATTATCGTTGGTTTCGACGGCAACCAAAGCGGTGTCCAGAATATCATTGACGGCAACATCACGGCCACCTGTGCACAGGCTGCTTATACCATGGGCTATCAGGCGGTTGAAACAGCCCTTAAGGCGATAAAGGGAGAGACCGTTGATACATTCGTAGATACCGGCTGTGAAGTCATTACAGCAGACAATGCAGAAGAATACTTAACAACACTGAAAGGCTACCTGAAATAA
- a CDS encoding sugar ABC transporter ATP-binding protein codes for MMKKEVIRYENIHCSMDGQAYLNGLFFRAFEGEICCVIVNNTIEKEYFLQLLYGNLKPGYGWSYYKGEKIVSSKIQEQMLKQTAFIGRNKGIFSELSVAENIFVASGRVPFWSRVNPLCRHAPKLFKDWDISIPLLAKAHMLDPGMQKQAELMRAYVSGCSLAVITDIEMIMTEEQLKNFFALVTKLKDRGMTFLYIVNSSTKLYKYADEITIIKNGRTIGHMNREDFSKFQTYMELFEKTRKNTLKRNDLLQKQIDKKTVLEFQNVKLPDLPVFTLSLNAGEVLNILDLDSAECRNILPILQGECGFEAGKILLNGKEYSFQSVHQSIRDGIAFIEARPMEEMLFADMTVLDHMTFMIQRNKKKFFLRKKYRKMTRYLLDGIFSEEELMKKTYSVSDECKLKLLYYRWIFVRPLVLVCIKPFSSVDFQMRQITINLLKEVLKSGISVIIITNQIAEAYTMEGKNITFHNGAIAMD; via the coding sequence ATGATGAAAAAAGAAGTGATCCGTTATGAAAATATACACTGTTCCATGGATGGCCAGGCTTATTTAAATGGACTCTTCTTTCGGGCATTTGAGGGAGAAATCTGCTGTGTCATCGTCAACAATACCATTGAAAAAGAATATTTCCTGCAGCTTCTGTACGGAAACTTAAAACCAGGCTACGGCTGGTCCTATTATAAAGGGGAAAAAATAGTATCCTCCAAAATTCAGGAACAGATGTTAAAGCAGACTGCATTTATCGGCCGCAACAAAGGAATCTTTTCTGAGCTGAGTGTCGCTGAGAACATTTTCGTGGCCAGCGGCAGGGTCCCCTTCTGGAGCCGGGTAAATCCTCTCTGCAGGCACGCTCCGAAACTCTTTAAGGATTGGGATATTTCCATTCCCCTGCTTGCTAAAGCCCACATGCTGGACCCCGGCATGCAGAAACAAGCCGAGTTAATGCGCGCTTATGTCTCCGGATGCAGTCTGGCCGTTATAACGGATATCGAAATGATCATGACAGAAGAGCAGCTCAAAAACTTCTTTGCTCTGGTGACAAAATTAAAAGACCGGGGTATGACGTTCCTCTACATTGTAAACAGCTCCACCAAATTATACAAATATGCCGATGAAATAACGATTATCAAAAACGGCAGGACCATCGGCCATATGAACCGGGAAGATTTCTCTAAATTTCAGACCTATATGGAATTGTTTGAAAAGACCAGAAAAAACACCTTAAAAAGAAATGACTTATTACAAAAGCAGATTGATAAAAAAACGGTTCTTGAATTCCAAAATGTAAAGCTGCCGGATCTTCCCGTTTTTACTCTATCGTTAAATGCAGGAGAAGTTTTAAACATATTGGACCTGGATTCTGCAGAATGCAGAAATATCCTTCCAATTCTGCAGGGAGAATGTGGATTTGAAGCAGGTAAAATTTTATTAAACGGAAAAGAATATTCCTTTCAATCCGTTCACCAGTCCATCCGGGATGGCATCGCCTTCATCGAAGCAAGGCCAATGGAAGAAATGCTGTTCGCCGATATGACCGTTTTAGACCACATGACGTTTATGATCCAGCGAAATAAAAAAAAGTTCTTTCTGAGAAAAAAATACAGAAAGATGACCCGGTACCTGTTAGATGGAATATTCAGCGAAGAGGAATTGATGAAAAAAACATACTCGGTCAGTGATGAATGCAAACTAAAGCTTTTATATTACCGCTGGATTTTTGTTCGGCCGCTGGTCCTGGTATGCATAAAACCATTTTCCTCCGTTGATTTTCAAATGCGTCAGATCACCATTAACCTGCTGAAAGAAGTTTTGAAGTCAGGAATCTCTGTAATCATCATTACGAACCAGATTGCAGAAGCTTACACCATGGAAGGTAAGAATATTACCTTTCACAATGGAGCAATAGCAATGGATTAA
- a CDS encoding sensor histidine kinase, whose translation MKKQWLKKRILIWIRAMISWSCLALILFFLILLRPELTESILYTVMAWSMLLSFFLMLAIGKIMILEPFRTIRKKIELFNDGIIFTEIFKNLEGISPDTDALLLKVHTILDKDKIMENAKQQARYLALQNQINPHFLYNVLESIRSDAIMAGVPEIGKITEALAVFFRYTTSKMESLSTLQEELNNVENYFLIQKYRFDDKLELKIKLPLDDEEILKTRIPKLTLQPIVENAIKHGLEPKVSGGTIVIDIEHSDTVLYLSVVDDGIGIEEARLGCLNEKLSRMDANDSSANEGGKGGIALINVNSRIRLLMGDEYGIHILSTPRIGTEVCLTLPYMFEQTEGIG comes from the coding sequence TTGAAAAAACAATGGTTAAAAAAACGGATTCTGATCTGGATAAGAGCCATGATTTCATGGAGCTGTCTTGCCCTGATCCTGTTCTTTCTGATTCTGCTTAGGCCGGAATTGACGGAATCCATCCTATATACAGTTATGGCGTGGAGTATGCTGTTATCCTTTTTCCTCATGCTTGCTATAGGTAAAATTATGATTTTAGAACCCTTTCGGACCATCCGGAAAAAAATAGAGCTTTTCAACGATGGGATTATTTTTACCGAAATATTTAAAAATCTGGAAGGAATCTCACCGGATACAGATGCCCTGCTTTTAAAGGTACACACCATCCTGGACAAGGATAAAATAATGGAAAATGCCAAACAGCAGGCAAGATACTTAGCCCTACAAAATCAGATCAACCCTCATTTCCTCTATAATGTACTGGAATCCATACGTTCCGATGCGATTATGGCGGGAGTCCCGGAAATCGGAAAGATCACAGAGGCTCTTGCTGTATTCTTCCGCTATACAACTTCAAAAATGGAGAGTCTCAGCACCCTTCAGGAAGAGCTTAACAATGTAGAAAATTATTTTTTAATACAGAAATACCGCTTTGATGATAAGCTGGAATTAAAAATCAAATTGCCCCTGGATGATGAAGAAATTTTAAAAACCCGGATCCCCAAGCTAACTCTCCAGCCAATCGTGGAGAATGCCATTAAACACGGATTGGAACCTAAGGTTTCAGGGGGAACCATTGTCATTGACATCGAGCACAGTGATACCGTACTTTATCTTTCCGTGGTTGATGACGGGATCGGCATTGAAGAAGCCAGGCTTGGCTGCCTCAATGAAAAGCTTTCCCGAATGGATGCCAATGACAGTTCCGCCAATGAAGGAGGAAAGGGAGGAATCGCACTCATAAATGTAAATTCCAGAATCCGTCTTCTCATGGGTGACGAATATGGCATCCACATTTTAAGCACTCCCAGAATCGGAACCGAAGTATGTCTCACACTTCCTTATATGTTTGAGCAGACAGAAGGGATTGGATGA
- a CDS encoding response regulator transcription factor, with protein MISILGIIIADDEKKICRLLEYLIDWDEIGVKLLGVAYDGISAFQLIQEKKPDVLLTDIRMPGMDGLQLIEEAKKQNASLKCIIISGYKDFQYAQQGIRYGVRDYLLKPINQDDLTRTLKKLVKETLEQKSSQEVQMHLEETIRNYSGEFKRVFLKMVLEQKPEEKPESVLKEVRKINPSRVVNQGGRCLVVKPDIEYKDFTKDAYQLLIDKTIEILQVEFASEEGDLTIEASEEGIFLLLFHEPSDKEELMKALNHVRDRVMGLQDLFPKIYFSAIITEQVDTDEELIRQIQYSRIAMYNRLLTDANTVSKLNAPAAGSEEKNSLTAEISRLLEDRPESFEPEEIKSCLNDAKQIMQTEKNISGLDIKMELLRLAHNYLDWFELLDASLDKSGKAAYFSEMYEHCISLDQAFELLEETLTKSLLEVLSHLKSREIKPVAYAKHYIEKNKGVQIKLEELAKNAGFSYTYFSYLFKKETGKTLTEYIQMVRIEAAKKLLVEKERNVSEVAELVGYSDIKFFTKQFKKALGVSPNEYRKMFLER; from the coding sequence ATGATTTCAATTTTAGGAATAATAATAGCAGACGACGAAAAGAAAATCTGCAGGCTTTTAGAATATTTGATCGACTGGGATGAGATAGGGGTAAAGCTATTGGGGGTTGCTTATGATGGCATTTCTGCATTTCAGCTGATTCAGGAAAAGAAACCTGACGTTCTGCTTACGGACATCAGAATGCCGGGTATGGATGGCCTCCAGCTGATTGAAGAGGCCAAGAAGCAGAATGCTTCTCTTAAATGCATTATCATAAGCGGCTATAAGGACTTTCAATACGCACAACAGGGAATCCGGTACGGAGTACGGGATTATTTGCTGAAGCCAATTAACCAGGATGACCTGACCCGTACGTTAAAAAAACTGGTCAAAGAAACCTTGGAGCAGAAAAGCAGCCAGGAAGTCCAGATGCACTTAGAAGAAACCATAAGAAACTATTCCGGAGAGTTTAAACGGGTATTTCTAAAAATGGTATTGGAGCAAAAACCGGAGGAAAAGCCTGAGTCCGTATTAAAAGAAGTTCGAAAAATCAATCCGTCCCGGGTTGTTAACCAGGGCGGCCGGTGTCTGGTTGTGAAGCCGGATATTGAGTATAAGGATTTTACAAAAGATGCTTATCAGCTTTTAATTGATAAAACGATTGAGATCCTTCAGGTCGAATTTGCTTCTGAAGAAGGAGATTTAACGATTGAGGCATCCGAAGAGGGAATATTTTTATTACTGTTCCATGAACCTTCAGATAAGGAAGAACTGATGAAGGCCTTAAACCATGTCAGAGACCGGGTCATGGGACTTCAGGATCTATTTCCAAAGATATACTTTTCAGCTATCATCACAGAGCAGGTGGATACAGACGAGGAACTGATCAGGCAGATACAGTACAGCCGGATCGCCATGTACAACCGGCTCCTTACGGATGCCAATACGGTGTCGAAATTGAATGCGCCTGCTGCCGGATCAGAAGAAAAGAACTCCTTAACCGCAGAGATTTCCAGGCTGTTAGAAGACAGACCGGAATCCTTTGAACCGGAAGAAATAAAAAGCTGCTTAAATGATGCAAAACAAATCATGCAAACGGAAAAAAACATCTCCGGGCTTGATATTAAAATGGAGCTGCTCCGGCTGGCCCATAATTATCTGGACTGGTTTGAACTTCTTGATGCCTCTCTGGACAAAAGCGGAAAAGCCGCTTACTTCTCTGAAATGTATGAGCATTGCATCAGCCTTGACCAGGCTTTTGAACTCCTGGAAGAGACCCTTACAAAATCATTGCTTGAAGTTCTGAGCCATTTAAAAAGCAGGGAAATAAAACCGGTTGCTTATGCCAAGCACTATATAGAAAAAAACAAGGGCGTTCAAATAAAGCTGGAAGAGCTGGCAAAAAACGCCGGTTTCAGCTATACCTATTTTTCATACTTATTTAAAAAAGAAACAGGGAAAACACTGACCGAATATATACAGATGGTAAGGATAGAGGCCGCCAAAAAGCTTCTGGTGGAAAAAGAGCGGAACGTAAGCGAAGTAGCGGAACTGGTTGGTTACAGTGATATCAAATTTTTTACCAAACAGTTTAAAAAGGCGCTGGGCGTCTCTCCCAATGAATACCGCAAAATGTTTCTGGAACGCTGA
- the holB gene encoding DNA polymerase III subunit delta', which translates to MPGFKDIIGHERIKEHLQKAIESNHVSHAYILTGEAGMGRKSLANAFAMTLLCEKGKSEPCMQCHACKQVMSENHPDLIYLSHEKSGSIGVDDIRDQINNTIMIRPYSSYYKIYIVDEAEKMTVQAQNALLKTIEEPPSYAVIMLLTTNQEAFLPTILSRCVQLKLKPLQDSVVRSFLTGSLGIAESKAEIYAAFARGNLGRAIHLASSEEFQVMYKELIHMLKHIKDMDIVELLFYIKKMKDENLDIYDCLDFMQLWYRDVLMYKVTQDINLLVFREEYNTMKEMSAASAYDGIEMILKAIDKARIRLDANVNTELAMELMLLVMKEN; encoded by the coding sequence ATGCCAGGGTTTAAAGATATCATCGGCCATGAGAGAATCAAAGAACATTTGCAAAAAGCCATTGAATCAAATCATGTTTCCCATGCGTACATTTTGACAGGGGAAGCGGGGATGGGGCGTAAGTCCCTGGCCAATGCATTTGCAATGACCCTTCTCTGTGAAAAGGGAAAGAGTGAGCCATGTATGCAGTGCCATGCATGCAAGCAGGTCATGAGCGAAAACCATCCGGATCTGATTTATTTATCCCATGAGAAGTCAGGAAGCATTGGCGTTGACGATATCAGGGACCAGATAAATAACACCATAATGATACGCCCTTATAGCAGTTACTATAAGATTTACATTGTGGATGAAGCGGAAAAGATGACGGTTCAGGCCCAGAATGCCCTGTTAAAGACGATTGAAGAACCTCCTTCTTATGCGGTTATTATGCTGCTTACGACCAATCAGGAGGCATTTCTTCCCACCATTCTTTCCAGATGTGTGCAGTTAAAGCTTAAGCCTTTGCAGGATTCGGTGGTAAGATCCTTTTTAACAGGATCTTTGGGAATCGCAGAGAGCAAAGCGGAGATTTATGCAGCATTTGCCAGAGGGAATCTTGGAAGGGCGATACATCTGGCTTCTTCTGAGGAGTTTCAGGTAATGTATAAGGAATTGATCCATATGCTGAAGCACATCAAGGATATGGATATTGTGGAGCTGCTTTTTTACATTAAGAAGATGAAAGATGAAAATCTGGATATCTATGACTGCCTTGATTTTATGCAGCTATGGTACCGGGATGTTTTAATGTATAAAGTGACTCAGGATATTAATCTTCTGGTTTTCAGGGAAGAATACAATACAATGAAAGAGATGAGCGCTGCCAGTGCTTATGATGGCATTGAGATGATATTAAAGGCCATTGACAAGGCCAGGATCCGTCTGGATGCCAATGTCAATACGGAGCTGGCTATGGAGCTCATGCTGCTTGTTATGAAGGAGAATTAA
- a CDS encoding PSP1 domain-containing protein, with translation MIKVIGVRFRNAGKIYYFDPMSLEVRTGDHVIVETARGVEYGYVVLGCREVEDDKVVQPLKPVIRMATKADDEVEKRNHEKEKEAFKICKEKIRKHGLQMKLIDAEYTFDNNKVLFYFTADGRIDFRELVKDLASVFKTRIELRQVGVRDETKIVGGIGICGRTLCCHSYLSEFIPVSIKMAKEQNLSLNPTKISGVCGRLMCCLKNEEETYEELNSKLPNVGDFVTTDDGLKGEVHSVSVLRQLVKVVVTIKDEKEIREYRVDQLKFKPRRRREKAQVTDEELRALEALEKKEGKSKLDDN, from the coding sequence ATGATAAAGGTAATAGGCGTTCGGTTCCGCAACGCAGGAAAAATTTATTACTTTGATCCCATGAGCCTGGAGGTACGGACCGGGGATCATGTAATTGTGGAAACTGCCCGGGGAGTAGAATATGGTTACGTTGTCCTTGGATGCCGGGAAGTGGAAGACGATAAAGTAGTTCAGCCCTTAAAGCCGGTGATCCGTATGGCAACCAAGGCTGACGATGAAGTGGAAAAAAGAAATCATGAAAAGGAAAAGGAAGCATTTAAGATCTGCAAAGAGAAGATCAGAAAGCACGGTCTTCAGATGAAGCTGATTGATGCGGAATATACCTTTGATAATAATAAGGTACTGTTTTATTTTACTGCGGACGGAAGAATCGATTTCAGGGAGCTTGTCAAGGATCTGGCTTCTGTATTCAAGACCAGGATCGAGCTTCGTCAGGTAGGAGTCCGGGATGAGACAAAGATCGTGGGAGGAATCGGCATCTGCGGAAGAACCTTATGCTGCCATTCCTACCTTTCAGAATTCATACCTGTATCCATTAAGATGGCAAAAGAGCAGAATCTGTCTTTAAATCCCACCAAGATATCCGGAGTTTGCGGAAGGCTTATGTGCTGCTTAAAGAATGAAGAGGAAACCTATGAGGAGCTTAACAGCAAGCTTCCCAATGTAGGTGATTTTGTGACAACGGATGACGGACTTAAGGGAGAGGTACATTCCGTAAGCGTTTTAAGGCAGCTGGTAAAGGTGGTTGTAACCATTAAGGATGAAAAAGAAATCCGGGAATACCGGGTGGATCAGCTGAAGTTTAAGCCCAGACGCCGTCGGGAGAAGGCTCAGGTAACAGATGAGGAGTTAAGGGCATTAGAGGCTCTTGAAAAGAAAGAAGGAAAGTCTAAGTTAGATGACAATTGA
- a CDS encoding tRNA1(Val) (adenine(37)-N6)-methyltransferase: MTIDLKENERIDDLQRNGYQIIQNRDGFCFGMDAVLLSGFALVKQGEKAIDLGTGTGIIPLLLEAKNQGLHYTGLEIQEAMAEMARRSVALNHLEEKISIVTGDIKEASRLFGAASFDVVTSNPPYMNDSHGLKNPELPKAIARHEVLCTLHDVTREAAKLLRPGGRFYMVHRPHRLVEIITALKSCGLEPKRMKMVHPYVDREANMVLIEAVRGGRSMIKVEAPVIVYKEPGVYTDEIYTIYGY, translated from the coding sequence ATGACAATTGATTTAAAAGAAAATGAACGTATAGATGATCTGCAAAGAAACGGATATCAGATCATACAGAACCGGGATGGGTTCTGCTTTGGTATGGATGCGGTTCTTCTTTCGGGCTTTGCGCTGGTAAAGCAGGGGGAAAAGGCGATAGATTTAGGGACAGGCACCGGGATCATCCCCCTCCTTTTGGAGGCTAAAAATCAGGGCCTTCATTATACCGGGCTGGAGATTCAGGAAGCGATGGCGGAAATGGCCAGAAGGAGCGTAGCCTTAAATCATCTGGAAGAAAAAATATCCATTGTTACGGGAGATATAAAGGAAGCCAGCCGTTTATTTGGCGCGGCTTCCTTTGACGTAGTGACCTCTAATCCCCCGTATATGAACGATTCTCACGGCCTTAAGAATCCGGAACTGCCTAAGGCCATTGCCCGTCACGAGGTGTTATGCACCCTTCATGATGTAACAAGAGAAGCAGCAAAGCTTTTGCGACCGGGCGGGAGGTTTTACATGGTACACCGGCCTCACCGGCTGGTTGAGATTATAACGGCTTTAAAAAGCTGTGGTTTGGAGCCAAAGCGGATGAAGATGGTTCATCCCTATGTGGACAGAGAAGCCAACATGGTTCTCATTGAAGCTGTAAGGGGAGGAAGATCCATGATCAAGGTGGAGGCTCCTGTTATTGTATATAAAGAACCAGGTGTGTATACGGATGAGATCTATACCATTTACGGGTATTGA
- the rsmI gene encoding 16S rRNA (cytidine(1402)-2'-O)-methyltransferase, which produces MTKKRKRLGAGKLEENKGKLFLCATPIGNLDDITLRVLNTLKEVDLIAAEDTRHSIKLLNHFDIKTPMTSYHEYNKVEKARYLVEQMKQGVQIALITDAGTPGISDPGEELVKQCYEAGIELTSLPGPAACITALTLSGLGTRRFSFEAFLPTDKKEKQWILEELKEETRTMIIYEAPHRLVRTLKELYEALGDRRITICRELTKRFETAFRTTFLEALKAYEEEDPKGECVIVIEGKSIREKIEERSMASREMSMEEHMELYESQGIDRKEAMRMVAKDRGISKREVYQYLLNHEL; this is translated from the coding sequence ATGACGAAAAAGAGGAAACGGCTGGGAGCAGGAAAATTGGAAGAGAATAAAGGAAAGTTATTTTTGTGTGCAACGCCCATAGGGAATCTTGATGATATTACCCTGAGGGTTTTAAATACGTTAAAGGAAGTGGATTTGATCGCGGCGGAAGATACCCGACACAGCATCAAGCTTTTAAACCATTTTGATATTAAGACACCCATGACGAGCTACCATGAGTATAATAAGGTGGAAAAAGCCAGGTACCTGGTGGAGCAGATGAAACAAGGAGTTCAGATTGCCTTAATCACAGATGCAGGGACGCCGGGTATCTCGGATCCTGGAGAGGAACTGGTAAAGCAGTGCTATGAGGCAGGGATTGAGCTGACATCTCTTCCCGGACCGGCAGCCTGTATTACGGCTCTCACTCTTTCCGGGCTTGGTACCAGACGTTTTTCCTTTGAAGCGTTTTTACCGACGGATAAGAAGGAGAAGCAGTGGATTTTAGAGGAGCTTAAGGAAGAGACCAGGACCATGATCATTTACGAAGCACCTCACCGGCTTGTCAGAACCTTAAAGGAGCTTTATGAGGCTTTGGGAGACCGGAGGATCACCATTTGCAGGGAGCTTACGAAACGTTTTGAAACTGCGTTTCGAACAACCTTTTTGGAAGCCTTAAAGGCTTATGAAGAGGAAGATCCAAAGGGCGAGTGTGTCATCGTCATAGAGGGAAAGAGTATCAGGGAGAAAATAGAGGAAAGATCCATGGCTTCCCGGGAGATGTCCATGGAGGAACACATGGAGCTTTACGAAAGCCAGGGGATAGACCGGAAGGAAGCAATGCGCATGGTGGCAAAGGACAGGGGAATCAGCAAGAGAGAGGTTTATCAGTACCTGTTGAACCATGAATTGTAA
- a CDS encoding beta-ketoacyl-ACP synthase III gives MTTRIIGTGSAVPEQVVTNDDLAGFVDTSDEWIRTRTGIKERRIASAESGTSDLAIQAAKEALINADVSADELDIIILATSSADCCFPSGACEVQAAIGAHRAAAFDLSAACSGFVYALNTVHGFIKAGIYRTGLVIGADTLSKLIDWNDRSTCVLFGDGAGAAVVRAEEKGILHMTMGADGTRGSALECGGRTTGNFLTGEKPELGYMTMDGQEVFKFAVKTVPEAIKQVVEESGTDIEEIKYFILHQANYRIFESIAKRLKIPMEKFPTNLERFGNTSGATIPILLDEMNREGKLQRGDKLVFAGFGAGLTWGATLLEW, from the coding sequence ATGACAACAAGAATAATAGGAACAGGTTCAGCTGTCCCGGAGCAAGTGGTAACCAATGACGATCTGGCAGGGTTTGTGGATACCAGTGATGAGTGGATAAGGACCAGGACCGGAATAAAGGAAAGACGGATCGCATCGGCGGAGTCGGGAACCTCTGATCTGGCCATTCAGGCTGCAAAAGAGGCGCTTATTAATGCCGATGTATCGGCAGATGAACTGGATATCATCATTTTAGCCACTTCTTCTGCGGACTGCTGTTTCCCCAGCGGCGCCTGTGAGGTACAGGCGGCAATCGGAGCTCACAGGGCAGCTGCTTTTGATTTAAGTGCGGCATGCTCCGGATTTGTTTATGCCCTAAATACAGTTCACGGCTTTATTAAGGCCGGGATCTACCGGACCGGGCTCGTGATCGGGGCGGATACCTTAAGTAAGCTGATAGACTGGAATGACAGAAGCACCTGTGTTCTGTTCGGGGATGGAGCCGGAGCGGCTGTCGTCCGGGCAGAAGAAAAGGGGATACTTCACATGACCATGGGAGCGGATGGCACCAGGGGAAGCGCTCTGGAATGCGGAGGAAGGACCACAGGAAACTTCCTCACTGGAGAGAAGCCGGAGCTTGGATATATGACCATGGACGGCCAGGAAGTGTTCAAATTTGCAGTCAAGACTGTGCCGGAGGCCATTAAACAGGTAGTGGAAGAAAGCGGAACCGACATAGAAGAAATTAAATATTTTATTCTGCATCAGGCAAATTACCGGATTTTTGAATCCATCGCAAAGCGGTTGAAGATACCTATGGAAAAATTTCCTACCAATCTGGAACGGTTTGGAAATACATCAGGAGCAACCATACCAATCCTTTTGGATGAGATGAACCGGGAAGGAAAGTTACAGCGGGGAGATAAACTCGTATTTGCCGGCTTTGGAGCAGGATTAACCTGGGGAGCCACTCTTTTGGAGTGGTAA
- the acpP gene encoding acyl carrier protein — MLEKMQEIIAEQLNVEASKITAESSFKEDLGADSLDLFELVMALEDEYSVEIPSEDLEKLTTVQQVMDYLKAKGVEA, encoded by the coding sequence ATGTTAGAGAAAATGCAGGAAATTATCGCAGAGCAGTTAAACGTGGAGGCAAGTAAAATTACCGCCGAATCCTCCTTCAAAGAGGACTTAGGAGCAGATTCTCTGGATTTGTTTGAGCTTGTTATGGCTCTTGAGGATGAGTATTCTGTTGAAATTCCATCTGAGGATTTAGAGAAACTGACTACGGTTCAGCAGGTTATGGACTATTTAAAAGCGAAGGGCGTGGAAGCGTAA